GTGGCCGGCGCCGGCAATCAAAATGGCGTCGTCCTGCGCAATCGTCCATTCGCGGCCCAGCAGGTTCAGGCCCGATTTGCGGAACACGATCTGCACGGCGTTCGGCAGAAAATCGAGGGCGCCGTTGATGGTGGCGCGGTTGGTGGTGCCCGTTTGCGCCACCGACGACGAGAAGTTGATCTTGTCCTGGTCCCACACGCCTTCGGCGTAAAACTGCTCGGTGCGACCTAGGACGGGCAGCTCTTGCCGCGTGCTGGTTACGCTGGCCTGGGCCAGCACATCGGGGGCATTGGGCGCTTTCGAGGTCAGCAGGTCGAACTCCACGTTGTGCGCCCGGATGCTGTCGTACTGCACAAAGCCGGCTTTGCCACCTAGGGTTAGGATGGAGGTGGCGCCGTTGCGGAACGAGCCCTCGATGCGCGCCGAATCGCTGACCGTGAGCTGCGGCAGAAACACGTGAATCAGCGGGTTGGCTTGCTTGAGCTGCAGGTTCAGGTCGATGGCGTAGTCGGGCGTTACCTGGCGGCGCTTGCGGCGGTAATAGGCCGCGGTGGCCGCCGCGTCGCCCTCGAAATTGAGGCGGTATTCCTGCACCAACTGCTGCACATCGCGCATGGCCTGCGAAAACTGGTAGTTGCCGCGGGCCCGCAGCCGGAAGGCATCGGAGCGCATAGCCAGCAGCCGCTGGCCGTCGCGGCGGGTAGCCAGCACATCCAGCGTATCAAGGAAAACGGTGCGGCCGCGCAGGCTCAGGCGGGTATCGCGCAGGTGAATGCGGCCCAGCAGCTCATCGAGCGTGAGGCCCTGGAAGCGCACGTCGGCCTGAGTGCTCACCACCAGCGGCTCGCTGGTAATACCCAGGGCCTGCAGGTTGGCACGGCGCACATCCGACACCAGGTCGAAGGCCTGGCGGCCGCGGCCCCAGTTCACGTTGCCTTCGCCAATCAGCTGCAGGTTGGGGTCGTTGATGTTTACCTTGCCTTCAAACTCCTGGCGGGTAAGGCGGCCATTGGTTACCACAATGTTCTGGTAGCGGTACCCCTTCACCCAGATGTGCGGAATGGTGGCATTGGCCTGCAGGCGGGCCGCGTCGGGGTCGAAGCCTACGCCCTCCACGCGGCCGTTCACGGCCAGGTCCCGAATCAGCGACTCATCGCCGAGCAGCTTGCCCAGCTGAAAGCCGGCGGTGCGCACGGTGCCCTCGTAGCTGGAGTTGCGCGGGTCGGTCTTGAACTTCAGGTTGACGTCGGCCGTGAGGTTGCCCAGGTTGGTCTTGAAGTCGCCGTTGGCTACAAAGTCGTTGTAGAAACCCAGGAAATGCCCGTTCAGCTTAACCGTGCCCAGGCGCTGGAAGTAGGGGTACACCGAGGCGGGCAGCACCGGCCGCAGGTCGCGCGGGTTGAGCACGGTGCCGGGGCGCAGGCGCAGCTCGGCAAAGGTTTCCTTCCACTCGGGCAGGCCCTCGGCCGATACGTTGCCGATGATGTGGGTGCCGCCGTTGCTGTACTTCACGTCCAGGTTCTTGGCCGAGAAGTTGCGCACGTAGCCCTTGGCCTCGCCCGATACCAGCACGTGCTCGTTCCAGTTTTCGAGCTGGGGCGCAAACTGGGCAATGTCGTCGGAGTACACGCTGCTGGGCTGCAGGCGCGCCGTCACTTTCACCGAGTCGTTGAAATCGGTGAAAGTGAGAAAGTGCTTGTACTCAAACTTCACGTAGTTGCTGAGGCGGCTCCGGCCTACGCGCAGCGTCAGCTTATCAAACTCCCAAAACCGCGAGGCATACGTCATGTCGGCCGTAAGCTCGCGCAGCCGGGTTTTCGACGGAATATCGACGGCCCGCAGCCCGTCGATCCGGGTGTGCAGCGTATCGCCCCGAAACCAGATCTGCGACACGTCGGCGTAAATGCTGTCGACGAACATGTGCGCGTAGTCCATGGAGCGGCCGTATTCAGAGGCCCTAGGTCGGTCCTGGCGGTCGAGCACAAAGCGGGCATTGCGCAGCGCCACCCGCTCCACCTTAAAGTCGAAGGGCTTGGTTTTTTTGGTGGTGTCGGGCGCACCCAGGAGCCGCTTGAACGCGGCCAAGAACTCATCGAGGTTGGTTTTGGCGTTGGGTGCGTTGGGGTAGGTTACCAGCGCAAAACGGGCCTCGGTAAGCGTAACTTTGCTGAGGTAAAGCTTGTTGGGCGAGAAAACAGAGAACGTGCTGACATCGGCCTCCAACTCGCCGATGTAAAACAACGGCCCGCCACGCCGATCGAGCACCTGCACGCGCTCCAGCACCACTTTGGTAAAGGGCCGGATGTCGACGCGCCCGATGCTAACCGGCTGATCCAGCTTGTCCGACAGGATTTCGGCCGCCCGCTGCGCCACCCGGGTTTGCACCGCAGGCACCCGCAAGGCCAGCACCGCCGCGCCCAGCAACAGGCCAAGCACGAGCACGAGCCCGAGCAGCACCTTCAGGATGGCCTTTATAACTTGCACGCGGTTGTTGGCGGTGTGGTAGAAAGCGGAGCCGCTGCGCGACTGCCCAGCAGCAAGACGTAAACGCTGCCCCAACGGATGCTTGTGTGCTCCGATAGGGCAGATAATCTGCAAAAAAAGCTAACTGCCCGCACATAAGCCGCGGATCATCCTATGGAACACCCAATTATTCTGGCCATTGAATCGTCGTGCGACGATACGGGCGCGGCAGTAATGGCCGGGGGCAAAATTCTGGCCAACGTGGTGGCCTCGCAGCAAGTGCACGAATTGTACGGCGGCGTGGTGCCCGAACTGGCCTCGCGCGCCCACCAGCAGCATATTTTGCCGGTGGTGCAGGCCGCGCTGCAAAAAGCCGGTGTGGATAAAGAACAGCTCGATGCCGTTGCGTTTACCCAAGGGCCCGGCTTGCTGGGCTCGTTGCTGGTGGGCGGCATGTTTGCCAAAAGCTTTGCGCTGGCCCTGGGCAAGCCGCTGCTGGCCGTAAACCATATGCGTGCTCACATTCTGGCGCATTTCATCGAGGAGCCCCGGCCCGAGTTTCCGTTTCTGTGCCTTACCGTAAGCGGCGGCCACACCCAATTGGTGGTGGTGCGCAGCGCCCTGCACATGGAAATTGTTGGCCAAACCCAGGACGACGCCGCCGGCGAAGCTTTCGACAAAACGGCCAAGCTGCTGGGCCTGCCGTACCCCGGCGGACCTAGGCTCGACAAATTGGCCCAGCAAGGCAACCCGTTGCGCTTCCCGTTCCCGGTCAACCAAATGCCAGGCTACGACTTCTCGTTTTCGGGCGTGAAAACGGCCGTGATGTACTTCCTGCGCCAGCAAACGCAGCAGAACCCCAAATTCATCGAAGAAAACCTGCCCGACCTCTGCGCCAGCATTCAGCACACCATTCTGCAAACGCTGATGCGCCAGCTGCGCCGCGCCGCCGCCGATTTCAACCTCACCAACATTGCCATTGCCGGAGGCGTAGCGGCCAACTCGGGCCTGCGGGCCGAACTGCAGCGCTTGGCCGAAAACCACGACTGGCGCGTGTTCATCCCGGCTTTTCAGTACTGCACCGATAACGCCGGCATGATTGCCATGGCCGCGCACTTCCAGTACCTGGCCGGCGACTTTGCCTCCCAACTTGCCAGCCCCGACCCTAGGTTGAAGCTGGCGTAGTAAGCTAAAGTTAGCAGTTAGTTCCCCTCCTCAGATGAGGAGGGGCTAGGGGTGGTTGAAAAGCGAGGATTAGCAGCTAGTTCTAGATGCCGTGCAAACGCCAAGTCAACCACCCCTAGCCCCTCCTCAGATGAGGAGGGGAACTAGCTGCTAACTCGTTAATAGCATTGGTACACTACAGCCGGACAACGAAGCGGTAGAGGTGCTTCGACAAGCTCAGCATGACGTTCTAGAATATCGGCAATGCACAACCCCTTCCACCCAGGCGCCCAGAAAACCCATCACTACACCGTCGTACCTGCCGACTTTGCCAGCTTTGAAGCTGGCAATGGGCTGGTGCACCCCGTGCTGAGCACCTTTGCCCTAGGGCGCGAAATGGAGTGGGCGGGCCGCTTGTTCGTGCTCGAGATGCGCGAAGCAGGGGAGGAGGGCATTGGCACCATGCTGGAGGTGCAGCACCACGCGCCCGCCTTTGAGGGCGAAGCCGTACAGGTTACTGCTACCTTTGCCGCCCTTGTTGGCCGCGAGCTTACCTGCACCGTAGAAGCGCGGGTGGGCGAGCGGCTGGTAGCCACGGGCCGCACCGGCCAGCGCATCGTTGACAAAGCCAAGCTCGAAGCCCGGTTTTCGGCCTTGCGCGAGGCCAAATGACCGCCGCGCCCGCTCTATTTTCGTAAAGCAACGGCCACCGCAACCGCTGCGCTATTCCCCCGCGACATCCATCCATGGCAAAAGCCAACGACACCAAACCACGCTCCATCAACATCCAGAACCGCCGGGCCGGGTACGAGTACTCGTTTCT
The sequence above is drawn from the Hymenobacter sp. YIM 151858-1 genome and encodes:
- a CDS encoding translocation/assembly module TamB domain-containing protein; the protein is MQVIKAILKVLLGLVLVLGLLLGAAVLALRVPAVQTRVAQRAAEILSDKLDQPVSIGRVDIRPFTKVVLERVQVLDRRGGPLFYIGELEADVSTFSVFSPNKLYLSKVTLTEARFALVTYPNAPNAKTNLDEFLAAFKRLLGAPDTTKKTKPFDFKVERVALRNARFVLDRQDRPRASEYGRSMDYAHMFVDSIYADVSQIWFRGDTLHTRIDGLRAVDIPSKTRLRELTADMTYASRFWEFDKLTLRVGRSRLSNYVKFEYKHFLTFTDFNDSVKVTARLQPSSVYSDDIAQFAPQLENWNEHVLVSGEAKGYVRNFSAKNLDVKYSNGGTHIIGNVSAEGLPEWKETFAELRLRPGTVLNPRDLRPVLPASVYPYFQRLGTVKLNGHFLGFYNDFVANGDFKTNLGNLTADVNLKFKTDPRNSSYEGTVRTAGFQLGKLLGDESLIRDLAVNGRVEGVGFDPDAARLQANATIPHIWVKGYRYQNIVVTNGRLTRQEFEGKVNINDPNLQLIGEGNVNWGRGRQAFDLVSDVRRANLQALGITSEPLVVSTQADVRFQGLTLDELLGRIHLRDTRLSLRGRTVFLDTLDVLATRRDGQRLLAMRSDAFRLRARGNYQFSQAMRDVQQLVQEYRLNFEGDAAATAAYYRRKRRQVTPDYAIDLNLQLKQANPLIHVFLPQLTVSDSARIEGSFRNGATSILTLGGKAGFVQYDSIRAHNVEFDLLTSKAPNAPDVLAQASVTSTRQELPVLGRTEQFYAEGVWDQDKINFSSSVAQTGTTNRATINGALDFLPNAVQIVFRKSGLNLLGREWTIAQDDAILIAGAGHEITVPNFSLSNGPQRILATGQVSDDPAQTLHLEVKDLELATLSPLTRQNMRGRVNATGDVRGVFGQLVAASRLTVDSLYFDNVLIGNVSGMSNWDNPSKRLGVNLSVGRDQLNVLSVAGTIAPGAAQEQLNLTGALNDAPLKLAEPFLAGVLTNLGGTGRGTLRLTGPFSAPTLRGDVAVRQGVFTFPYLNTTYTFEDNIRFFEDRMVFRSIRLRDVLGNTGTLDGTIYHQGFENMRLALRANFRRMQVLNTTRRQNELYFGTAFATGEASVTGPTNNLVINVRARSEAGTRLSLPLDNAATATQANYIQFVNRNVPADTTKATPAPKSAAVDLSGILLNCVFDVTPDAYMEVILDETTGDVIRGTASGQLRLNIDTRGDFNMYGQLEVVRGAYNFTLQGLVNKEFQVRPGGTLTWNGSPLEGQMDVTAAYTQRTSLAPILNATEGSATFASVTAIMHLTGDMLLPRIQLGLEFNDAPTTLEGQLTSFLSNIRNDEQELNRQVFSLLLFRQLSAPGQFGTPDLFAGNNAVQNSLGQILSTQLGLLTSQIDQNLEIDFNLDGVTAEELRDLQVRLSYSLLQGRLRVTRSGGITNNTNGTSVNPAQNSLIGDIGLEYFLRADGKFRVRLRYETTPRDIGDQAQFANQQRAGLSVVHTEQFDNLTELFARKRLRRREEARRKAREQLIIDDDPRTAL
- the tsaD gene encoding tRNA (adenosine(37)-N6)-threonylcarbamoyltransferase complex transferase subunit TsaD → MEHPIILAIESSCDDTGAAVMAGGKILANVVASQQVHELYGGVVPELASRAHQQHILPVVQAALQKAGVDKEQLDAVAFTQGPGLLGSLLVGGMFAKSFALALGKPLLAVNHMRAHILAHFIEEPRPEFPFLCLTVSGGHTQLVVVRSALHMEIVGQTQDDAAGEAFDKTAKLLGLPYPGGPRLDKLAQQGNPLRFPFPVNQMPGYDFSFSGVKTAVMYFLRQQTQQNPKFIEENLPDLCASIQHTILQTLMRQLRRAAADFNLTNIAIAGGVAANSGLRAELQRLAENHDWRVFIPAFQYCTDNAGMIAMAAHFQYLAGDFASQLASPDPRLKLA
- a CDS encoding thioesterase family protein; the protein is MHNPFHPGAQKTHHYTVVPADFASFEAGNGLVHPVLSTFALGREMEWAGRLFVLEMREAGEEGIGTMLEVQHHAPAFEGEAVQVTATFAALVGRELTCTVEARVGERLVATGRTGQRIVDKAKLEARFSALREAK